The genomic window TGCTATAATTATTTTATGTTTCATTTTGTAGTCGTTTAAATTAGAAATTAAGATTCATTCCAAAAATCATTTGTCTGCTTCTTGGATAAGGACTCGAATCAACCCCAGGAGTAAGTGGAGTTTTTCTTTTTGTTGAAACTTCTGGATCAGAACCAGAATAATTAGTCCAAACAAAAATATTGCTTCCTGTCAAGTAAAATCTCAATTTAGAAACTCCAAGTTTAGATGTAAACATCTCAGGCATTGAATACCCTAATGTTAAAGTATTTAATCTTAAAAACGATGCGTCTTCAACTGCCCAATCAGTAAAAATAGCTTGTCTCATGTATGGAGACCACATAGTTGTATTAGTATTAAGAGCTGCTAAAGCTTCAGGATTATCCGTTACTAATTGACCAGTTGCTGGGTCTAAATTAGTCCATCTTTTTCCATCTGCCATCGTAGAATTTAAATTCTTATATTCTCCCGAAGCAGTAGCTGTCGAAAATTCAATTTTATCAGCGTTGTATACATCATTACCAATGCTCCAGTTAAAAGCTGCCATTAAATCAAATCCATAAGCATTACCGTTGATAACAAAACCACCAGAGCTTTTAGGATTAACATTACCAATAACTGTCTTATCGTTAATATCTACTTTACCATCTCCGTTGATATCTTTTAATTTCATATCTCCAGGTCTAAGGCCATTTCCATCACCAACTAAAGAAGTAGAAGTATTAACTATACCGCTTTTTAAAACATATTTCCCTCCAACATAATCAAAGTCTGAAACTTCATATCTTCCATCATTTTTATAACCATACATACTACCTAAAGAACCACCAACAGCAATAAGGTAATCATCTCCAATTTGTGAAGAAGCCCATCCTGTACCTTGTCCGAAGTCACTCATCATACCTAATGAATTGATACGGTTTTTGTTTACCGACATATTGAATGAAAAATTCAATCCGTATTTAGCTTTTTCAATAGCAACAACATTAATTGTAGCCTCAAAACCTTTATTTTGTGTTTCACCCATGTTACGGTATTGGTAGTCATATCCAGATCCGGCTACTGGGAAATTAATTAATAAGTCACTAGTAATATTTTTATAGATATCAAAATTACCGCTCAAACGATTTTTGAAAAATGCGAAATCCAAACCTAAGTTTTGAGTTACTGTTGTTTCCCATTTCAAATCAGGATTAGGCATTGTTTTAGAAGGTGCCCAAACGCTAGTAACGCCATTAATCCACGATGTTGCTGTAGATTGAAAAATTTGAATTTGCTGACCAACAGGTATATTATTATTTCCTGCTTCACCATAACTTGCTCTTAATTTTAAAAGGCTTAACCAAGTTTTATTTTTTAGCCAATTTTCTTCTGACATTTTCCATCCTGCTGCAAAAGCTGGAAAGTAACCCCAACGATTCTCTGCCAAAAATTTACTAGATCCGTCGGCGCGAAATGTCGCTGAAAGTAAGTAACGGTTTTTGTAATCATAATTTGCACGTCCAAAAAATGATAATAATTTATCATCTGGGCTGTAATAATTATCAACAGATTGAGGAGTTCCTTGCGTAGTTAATTTTTTTGCTTGATCAAAATTAAAAAACGTTGGATATCCATGTATAGTGCTTGTTACAGTATTTGAGCTATATGTAATATTTTCTTCTCCAACAAGAACATTCAAATGATGATCATCTCCCATTAATTTTTTAAAATCATAAGTAAGCGTATTAGCATTTCTAAAACGTTTCTCCTTAGCATCTGACATAATCATTGCTGGCATGTTCTGTAATGTAGCCAGTGGTGAGTTTGCCACATAATAAGTAGTTAGTCCATAAAAACGATAATCTTGGTTGTTGAAATTGTCTAAACCTAAATCAACTTTCAATTTTAAATTATCAACAATTTCCCATCCAAAACTTCCTAACATATTAAAGTTTTTACGAAACTGCTGACGATCGTTATCAGAAATAGACGTAAAAGGATTTATTAACATATCTGTTCCATCCCCATTAACATCT from Flavobacterium sp. KACC 22763 includes these protein-coding regions:
- a CDS encoding SusC/RagA family TonB-linked outer membrane protein, coding for MNFKELLNKGANFCFKLVFLLCLLIGSQVYAQGTTIEGTVKDAAGLSLPGVNVLEKGTKNGTSTDFDGHYKIKLTNPKAVLSFSFIGFQSINVSTDGKTKVNATMIEDANNLNEVVVIGYGTAKKSDLTGAVSTISGSDLKKVPVANVAEALTGRIAGVQVTAAEGSPDADIKIRVRGGGSLTQDSSPLIIVDGFPINNMNDISSSDIETMTVLKDAASTAIYGSRGANGVILITTKSGKDGKMAVNFNMFYGMKTMAKKIDVLSPEDYTKWQYEYALLSQGTPKVASDPDSYTKYFGNWQDHDMYTGVKGDDWQEQIFGRTGEVQSRDLGIRGGTDKLNYNFNYAHFDEKAIMVGSNYKRNNLALALKSKLNDKIDVGFTMRYSDTEIDGGGVNEQNEKSSSDSRMRTIVGYAPIPVAGLTTEDVNGDGTDMLINPFTSISDNDRQQFRKNFNMLGSFGWEIVDNLKLKVDLGLDNFNNQDYRFYGLTTYYVANSPLATLQNMPAMIMSDAKEKRFRNANTLTYDFKKLMGDDHHLNVLVGEENITYSSNTVTSTIHGYPTFFNFDQAKKLTTQGTPQSVDNYYSPDDKLLSFFGRANYDYKNRYLLSATFRADGSSKFLAENRWGYFPAFAAGWKMSEENWLKNKTWLSLLKLRASYGEAGNNNIPVGQQIQIFQSTATSWINGVTSVWAPSKTMPNPDLKWETTVTQNLGLDFAFFKNRLSGNFDIYKNITSDLLINFPVAGSGYDYQYRNMGETQNKGFEATINVVAIEKAKYGLNFSFNMSVNKNRINSLGMMSDFGQGTGWASSQIGDDYLIAVGGSLGSMYGYKNDGRYEVSDFDYVGGKYVLKSGIVNTSTSLVGDGNGLRPGDMKLKDINGDGKVDINDKTVIGNVNPKSSGGFVINGNAYGFDLMAAFNWSIGNDVYNADKIEFSTATASGEYKNLNSTMADGKRWTNLDPATGQLVTDNPEALAALNTNTTMWSPYMRQAIFTDWAVEDASFLRLNTLTLGYSMPEMFTSKLGVSKLRFYLTGSNIFVWTNYSGSDPEVSTKRKTPLTPGVDSSPYPRSRQMIFGMNLNF